The sequence ATAATGATGTAGTATCTGAGCTTATTAGCAGAGCATACACCATCACAAAACCAAGTGGGTCATGGCCTAAAATTTATCTCCAATACTGAATATCtctaaaagtttttaaattgtctTACTTAATTAAGCAATTAcaaatattgattaaatttgttcttccctttttttttttttttctctcaaaataatTTGTACTTACTTATGTTTGGTATTTGAGTACTACCATTAACAACATACTACAATTCCCTGATGGAAATGAAACCATAACTGAAAAATCTCCATAaaaatgccctttttttttcttcttctttttttttccccaaaaaaaaaaataataataataataacaatatagcGAATTCTTTCTTGCTTTTGCTCTTACCTTATCAACAAGACCCGGAAGCGATTCAGCCGAAAGATACCTTGCAACGTTCATAGCCGAAAAGAGACTCAATCCAACAGCACTTTCCAAAAGAGCAGCCTTTCCATTATCACCTTTGTCTTGAGCCAAATATCTCGCCTTCTCCTTAAAGCCCAGCAACTCCAAGTCCAACTCCTTCCCCTGGCTTTTCCAGGAGCTTAAGGTCGTCCAATTCCCAGTCGAATTCATGGAAATGGAGGTGGAATCCTTGTGAGAAACCCCGAATTCTTGAAGAAACTCGGAAAACGCTTCTTGGGCTTCTTCCAAACTCTGTGTAAGAGGTGGAGGAGCATTAGGTGGGTTGGCAAGCAGGAAGAAAAAATGCGGTGGTGATAGGTCTTGAAGGGGAAGTGAAAAAAAAGGGGTTGTGAATATAAAATTGTGGCTTTGGAAGCTGAAGCTGAAGAAAAGTTTTGAAGAGTTTGAGAAGAAGGAAGAGTTTCCAATGTCAGGAGCAGAGGAGGCCTTCAAGGTGAAACTTAAATCGGTTGGTAGGCCGAGGAATTTGAAGGATGATATTATCGACGAcgttatatacatacacacacaaacaacaacaacaacaacaacacacacacacacacacacacacacaaacactctctgtctctctctctctctctctctttctctctctctctaaagccCTCCTCTCGACTTGTGGTGAAGTGACCCACTCCACTCCGACCTACAGTAAAATGAATAAGTGGTTctgcataattaattttatttctctGGGAGCCATCTCTTATGTAAACTAATAGCATCTCCAATTGGCAATTGCCCGTCATTTGGATAAATTCATTATCAAGTTTTAGCATTattcttgtatttttattttatttattttttggtgaatgcattattcttgtatttggtatcttcaatatttgataataaatttggtaccatgttaaatttttttgatatttggtCATATGACATCAAAGTATATGGACTTTATAATCACTTAAgacattaattattataatttcgCTTTTGATTAGAAAAAATGGACCACTGTCattaaataaaatctataacttGCTAATCTTATATTTTAGcatttatcatttaaaaatcaatacTAAAATTTGATACTAACATTAATATATACTTTAAGAAATTcatatcaatattaaattttaaaaataataatgtcaaAATGGTATTTAGGAtgctataataataattttttttctcattaaagattaaaaaaaattaactggaAAATTGGGataacagtcaaaatgaacagGACCATTACATAAACTGGTTTCTATAACTCCAAAAACACTTTGATTAAACTTTTTAAAGCTTGCATCTCTAAGACACAGTAGTATAGATGAATTAgttcctaatttggttaggggtTTGATTCCTATTTGGACTAAGCCTATGTGCATAAATTTATAACCATCTTTTAAATGTTGATTGATGTTTGATTTAGTGAGTAATTGGCAGGTTTCATGATTTTTATTGATTGTGTAAACTTGTTCAAcagttttaatatgtgattcacttttaaaGGAGGATAAAGACCAAGTTTTATGATGATAAATGTCACTAGGGGAAACTGGAGGAATATTCCAATCTGGGTTGAGTGATTCATTAGAGGTgaaactataatgttcttcattaattatgtctggtatttgatttccattaagtgatgacctagagctagtacttaacctagaactagtagaagaattagatctaaataatctatccatttgcaagttttaatttttaaaactttattaattcaaatttactattgtcatatgattgctctcttcccttgacctctcagaccgctcctctcatgcctcacctgggacttattgttcagacacggaccatttactgttcagctagggacgaacacgaatgacaacaataaagttggcttaataaacctttagaaattaaaacaaggaaatgaatgaattaagcagatataatactctacgggtgctaaaagaagtAGCAAGCATATAGATCGaaacacttatggctctgataccaacaaggGATAGCACCAAGGGAATGAAGAACAGATATGAAAGATATGGAAGAGACAGAGTATAAATAtcaatcactgttcaatcaaccgACAGAGCACTGTTCAAttactgttcaatcaactattcacAAGCTTtcctttgcctatataaaggagTCCCATTTTCATTTGTAAATCAAGTTTTTTGCTTTGAAGGTTTTTTACTACTGAAGTTTAAGAGAGAGTttagagagtttctggcagatttctcctcttttctcGATCTTTTCTTCTATCCCAAAAAATCTtctgtaatcaatttatttattctgagtgttgagtgttgagtgcttgtaacactttggttcttcgtaatcaagtaagcattcatatttatcattcattattcatttctcatttatattatttatttttcatatattgcttggctggttataccaccttcaatattttcatttaattattttattttaatcatttattttcatttaattatttatttttatttattatacttGGCTGGCTCTGCCGCCTatctatctttaattttattttgtcattttcatttccttccgcttcCATATTTATACTCTATCTCTTCCATATCTTTCATATCTGTTCTTCATTCCCTTGGTGCTACCccttgttggtatcagagccataagtgttccgATCTATATGCTTGCTACCCCTTCCATATTTATATCTGcttaattcattcatttccttgttttaatttctaaaggtttattaagccaactttattgttgtcattcgtgttcgtccctagctgaacagtaaatggtccgtgtctgaacaataagtcccaggtgaggcatgagaggagcggtctgagaggtcaagggaagagagcaatcatatgacaatagtaaatttgaattaataaagttttaaaaattaaaacttgcaaatggatagattatttagatctaattcttctactagttctaggttaagtactagctctaggtcatcacttaatggaaatcaaataccagacataattaatgaagaacattatagtttcACCTCTAATGAATCACTCAACCCAGATTGGAATATTCCTCCAGTTTCCCCTAGTGACATTTATCATCATAAAACTTGGTCTTTATCCTCCtttaaaagtgaatcacatattaaaactgTTGAACAAGTTTACACAATCAATAAAAATCATGAAACCTGCCAATTACTCACTAAATCAAACATTAATCAACATTTAAAAGATGGTTATAAATTTATGCACATAGGCTTAGTCCAAATAGGAATCAAACCTCTAACCAAATTAGGAACTAATTCATCTATACTACTGTGTCTTAGAGATGCAAGCTTTAAAAAGTTTAATCAAAGTGTTTTTGGAGTTATAGAAACCAGTTTATGTAATGGTCctgttcattttgactgttatCCCAATTTTCCAATTAGTTTAACAGACCCATGCATATTAAAAGTCTtaactcttaatttaaaaacttcggGTTATCACTTCGACGAAAGTTGacatgagaaaaaaaattattatttaggtTGGAAtaatttatagtattttatttctctctctccttggccCAAGACAATTGAATTGAGCCAGCCTGCTATTGGTTTGGGCTTGTCCATTACATAGTATAGTCTTTAgatattagtattttttatttttattttttttttggggaaaatataaaaattaccacccaaaatggaaaaaaaaaaaaaaaaaaaaaaagtcgacctcttttattttcaataattttgcaCACGTTTCACTTTTACTACCCAACAAATTaaccaaattatatttattatattacctAAATCAATCCACAAATATGAGTTTAATTTGGAGCCTTCATTgtcttcaataatatatatttgtagctTAGTGAATTTCTTTTACTTTAAAGATAatcttcattatttttattgtaaatggttacagaaaaatatgaaaaagaacaaaaaaaataaaagtaaatgttAATCCAATATTGAAGATGACATTCTCTGCTTCCATTGGAAATGAATCTCGACCATGGGGCAGAGTATATTTTGGTTGGGGAGGGGGATGtagacaaaagaaaaagtaaaactaTCCAACCCCATGAAAGGGGTTCCTTTACCCTATCCTCTTCCCATAAAAAGGAACTCCTCCCTAGTAAAGTAGGATGGTCTTACTTAAATTAGTAGACAAAAAATGTAAAACTATCCAACCCAATGAAAGGGGTCCCTTTACCCTATTCCTTTCCCATAAAAAGGAACCCCTCCCTAATAAGGTGGGATGATCTTACTTAAATTTGTTATCATCTTGCTCTTTTCTCATGGAAAGAGCACCTTTCGCAATGAAGATGAGATAATATTGCTTGATTTTGTCTATATTTCGCCCCCAATTACATACCCCACCCCATAATATGGGGCTTCTCCTAACGAGGAGGAGGTGTGTTATTTTCAATCttgatttgacattttttataatttttataattttattttttcatatttcactcattttttttttcatagttttCTCCATCCATTtacatgtaaaaataaaaattatcataaaaagtAAGGGGGGTATGTAGACTAAAAAAGTAAAACTATCCAACCCCATGAAAGGGGTCTCTTTACCCTACCCCTTTCCCATAAAAAGGAACTCCTCCCTAATAAAGTGTGATGgtcttatttaaatttatttacatcTCGCTCTTTTTCCATGGAAAGAGCACCTTTCACAATGGAGATGGGATAATATTGCTTGATTTTGTTTATATCTCGCCCCCAATTACACACTCCACTCTATAATAGGGGCCTTTTTCTAATAGGGATGAGGTGTGTTATTTTCAAtcttgatttgatattttttatgatttttctttattttatttttttcatatttcactCATTCTTTTTCATAGTTTTCTCCATCCATTTAcatgtaaaaatgaaaattatcatTAAAGTAAGGGGGGGATGTAGACAAAAAATG comes from Ziziphus jujuba cultivar Dongzao chromosome 6, ASM3175591v1 and encodes:
- the LOC107428090 gene encoding uncharacterized protein LOC107428090 isoform X4 translates to MYITSSIISSFKFLGLPTDLSFTLKASSAPDIGNSSFFSNSSKLFFSFSFQSHNFIFTTPFFSLPLQDLSPPHFFFLLANPPNAPPPLTQSLEEAQEAFSEFLQEFGVSHKDSTSISMNSTGNWTTLSSWKSQGKELDLELLGFKEKARYLAQDKGDNGKAALLESAVGLSLFSAMNVARYLSAESLPGLVDKVKYMKEIFFSGSNGRGLVGKNAHQMMMQLSIPISEDLQQNLSFFEKIEARRGVLNMLVSKDTSFLFLVESFPRLLLLPLESHMKAMEEFLKNIGISKEFMVDMKENNVGKMLTKFPWILSTSMQENYKEVLSFFDMEKAYTEIHEAGRFNKHLWDKHTQEAERIWHHIQKRMGWMLVISQHW
- the LOC107428090 gene encoding uncharacterized protein LOC107428090 isoform X5 produces the protein MYITSSIISSFKFLGLPTDLSFTLKASSAPDIGNSSFFSNSSKLFFSFSFQSHNFIFTTPFFSLPLQDLSPPHFFFLLANPPNAPPPLTQSLEEAQEAFSEFLQEFGVSHKDSTSISMNSTGNWTTLSSWKSQGKELDLELLGFKEKARYLAQDKGDNGKAALLESAVGLSLFSAMNVARYLSAESLPGLVDKVKYMKEIFFSGSNGRGLVGKNAHQMMMQLSIPISEDLQQNLSFFEKIEARRGVLNMLVSKDTSFLFLVESFPRLLLLPLESHMKAMEEFLKNIGISKEFMVNIFQLFPPIIFCDIEVIKRRVLACKKVDMKENNVGKMLTKFPWILSTSMQENYKEVLSFFDMEKV
- the LOC107428090 gene encoding uncharacterized protein LOC107428090 isoform X7; amino-acid sequence: MYITSSIISSFKFLGLPTDLSFTLKASSAPDIGNSSFFSNSSKLFFSFSFQSHNFIFTTPFFSLPLQDLSPPHFFFLLANPPNAPPPLTQSLEEAQEAFSEFLQEFGVSHKDSTSISMNSTGNWTTLSSWKSQGKELDLELLGFKEKARYLAQDKGDNGKAALLESAVGLSLFSAMNVARYLSAESLPGLVDKVKYMKEIFFSGSNGRGLVGKNAHQMMMQLSIPISEDLQQNLSFFEKIEARRGVLNMLVSKDTSFLFLVESFPRLLLLPLESHMKAMEEFLKNIGISKEFMVDMKENNVGKMLTKFPWILSTSMQENYKEVLSFFDMEKV
- the LOC107428090 gene encoding uncharacterized protein LOC107428090 isoform X6 translates to MYITSSIISSFKFLGLPTDLSFTLKASSAPDIGNSSFFSNSSKLFFSFSFQSHNFIFTTPFFSLPLQDLSPPHFFFLLANPPNAPPPLTQSLEEAQEAFSEFLQEFGVSHKDSTSISMNSTGNWTTLSSWKSQGKELDLELLGFKEKARYLAQDKGDNGKAALLESAVGLSLFSAMNVARYLSAESLPGLVDKVKYMKEIFFSGSNGRGLVGKNAHQMMMQLSIPISEDLQQNLSFFEKVDMKENNVGKMLTKFPWILSTSMQENYKEVLSFFDMEKANSIFCNTRMSYVTMAYTEIHEAGRFNKHLWDKHTQEAERIWHHIQKRMGWMLVISQHW
- the LOC107428090 gene encoding uncharacterized protein LOC107428090 isoform X8 gives rise to the protein MYITSSIISSFKFLGLPTDLSFTLKASSAPDIGNSSFFSNSSKLFFSFSFQSHNFIFTTPFFSLPLQDLSPPHFFFLLANPPNAPPPLTQSLEEAQEAFSEFLQEFGVSHKDSTSISMNSTGNWTTLSSWKSQGKELDLELLGFKEKARYLAQDKGDNGKAALLESAVGLSLFSAMNVARYLSAESLPGLVDKVKYMKEIFFSGSNGRGLVGKNAHQMMMQLSIPISEDLQQNLSFFEKVDMKENNVGKMLTKFPWILSTSMQENYKEVLSFFDMEKAYTEIHEAGRFNKHLWDKHTQEAERIWHHIQKRMGWMLVISQHW